The Aequorivita sublithincola DSM 14238 genome window below encodes:
- a CDS encoding isoaspartyl peptidase/L-asparaginase family protein, which produces MIKILTFFIALTLVGCKNDKISTSETLILSKKSNSNEENFGIVIHGGAGTILKENMSDSLEAAYKAKLKEAISVGYEILKNGGTSLEAVTHTINVMEDSPLFNSGKGAVFTHEGSNELDASIMDGATLNAGAVAGVKHIKNPIDLARDVMQKSEHVMLYGAGAEEFAQTLGYKMMDTSYFYTKNRYESLQRVLEKEKNNNTNKISFVDPFIKNSKFGTVGCAALDKHGNLAAGTSTGGMTNKRWSRIGDAPIIGAGTYANNVTCAVSSTGWGEFFIRSVVAYDISALMEYKGMSLQDAAKEVIQKKVPALGGDGGIVAIDKDGNVAMEFNTAGMYRATMNDEGELIIKIYKTD; this is translated from the coding sequence ATGATCAAAATTTTAACGTTTTTCATTGCTTTAACACTTGTTGGTTGTAAAAATGATAAGATATCCACTTCTGAAACTTTGATTCTATCGAAAAAATCCAATAGTAATGAAGAAAATTTCGGTATTGTAATTCACGGGGGCGCTGGAACTATTCTGAAAGAAAACATGAGCGATTCCTTGGAAGCCGCTTATAAAGCAAAACTGAAAGAAGCCATTTCCGTAGGTTATGAAATCTTGAAAAACGGCGGAACATCTTTGGAAGCAGTTACACATACTATTAATGTAATGGAAGATTCACCACTTTTCAATTCAGGAAAAGGAGCCGTTTTTACACACGAAGGCTCAAATGAATTGGACGCTTCTATTATGGATGGTGCAACCCTAAATGCTGGAGCCGTTGCAGGAGTAAAACACATTAAAAACCCAATAGATCTTGCTCGCGATGTAATGCAGAAAAGTGAACACGTAATGCTTTATGGTGCTGGCGCGGAAGAATTTGCGCAAACGCTAGGTTATAAAATGATGGATACTTCCTATTTCTACACTAAAAATAGATATGAGTCTTTGCAACGTGTTTTAGAAAAAGAAAAAAATAATAACACAAATAAAATTTCTTTTGTAGATCCATTTATTAAAAACTCAAAATTTGGAACCGTTGGTTGTGCCGCTTTAGATAAGCACGGCAATCTTGCTGCTGGAACCTCAACTGGTGGAATGACAAACAAACGCTGGAGCCGCATTGGCGATGCGCCAATTATTGGTGCTGGAACGTATGCAAATAATGTAACTTGTGCGGTTTCTTCTACGGGTTGGGGCGAGTTTTTTATTCGGTCTGTGGTTGCTTATGACATTTCTGCATTGATGGAATATAAAGGAATGAGTTTACAAGACGCTGCAAAAGAAGTTATTCAGAAAAAAGTTCCAGCACTTGGCGGTGATGGCGGTATTGTTGCCATTGATAAGGATGGAAATGTGGCGATGGAATTTAATACGGCTGGAATGTATCGTGCCACGATGAATGATGAAGGAGAATTGATCATTAAAATCTATAAAACAGATTAG
- a CDS encoding metallophosphoesterase family protein codes for MRTVVIGDIHGGLKALKQLMDSANLPKNSQYIFMGDYVDGWSESAEVISYLINFSQENDCIFIRGNHDELLYNYLKTGEKNPMWLSQGGESSVKSYSKLSKIEKGIHLRFLENLINYHIDSENRLFLHAGFTNQHGPQNEYYSNMVYWDRTLWEMVCAMDLDISQEDDKYPKRLKLFKEIYIGHTPVTRLGFNKPANFANVWNVDTGAAFRGKLSMLDVDSKEIWQSEAVHFLYPDEKGRN; via the coding sequence ATGAGAACAGTTGTAATTGGTGATATTCACGGAGGCTTGAAAGCTTTAAAACAGTTGATGGATAGTGCAAACCTTCCTAAGAACTCTCAATATATTTTTATGGGAGATTATGTGGACGGCTGGAGCGAATCTGCTGAGGTGATTTCATATTTAATCAATTTTTCTCAAGAAAACGATTGTATTTTCATTCGAGGAAATCACGATGAGTTGCTCTATAATTATTTAAAAACTGGCGAAAAGAATCCTATGTGGCTCAGTCAAGGTGGTGAGAGTAGCGTTAAAAGTTATTCAAAACTGTCAAAAATTGAAAAGGGAATTCATCTTCGTTTTCTTGAAAACCTTATTAACTATCACATAGATTCTGAAAATAGACTTTTTCTTCACGCGGGTTTTACCAATCAACACGGACCGCAAAATGAATACTATTCAAATATGGTTTATTGGGATAGAACTCTTTGGGAAATGGTTTGCGCGATGGATTTGGATATTTCTCAAGAAGATGACAAATATCCAAAACGCTTAAAGCTTTTCAAGGAAATCTACATAGGCCACACGCCCGTAACTCGATTGGGTTTTAATAAACCAGCCAATTTTGCCAATGTTTGGAATGTTGATACAGGAGCGGCTTTTAGAGGAAAACTTTCAATGTTGGATGTAGATTCCAAAGAAATTTGGCAAAGTGAAGCTGTTCATTTCCTCTATCCTGATGAAAAAGGCAGGAATTAA
- a CDS encoding ATP-binding protein, with translation MINKRLLIKNLLAHNDESSFYDKKRKIDLGSKEGKAKFLKHICALSNSNPANNSFIVIGVEDETNEIRGVDFFDDSKIQNLVNAYLTNAPLIIYENVAFPNLPSDRVVGLVTIRPNGKITSLRKNIWKYWGGSIFLRDGSISMPKDFDIEIKDVNSEIVKSIENSAKNNIELTLDGVMDFITNRHKDLENHYKVFKEQFVLCWAGNPKKVRKNLYYSRVDIELINEQVRLFYSALDEVSIEFTDDYFKTVEFVHLGLNEQFKYYPLEEVTIHFQENGSYQMDSKLIFEPPKFNRKTLFHIYNSNNAVLEKLKKNIPLTTSEEKDLRNLPSTYLICYLNDFEDAKEKLLEAKEFLRDYDAEAYQLTKESLRILRKVSYN, from the coding sequence ATGATTAATAAACGTCTTCTCATAAAAAACCTACTCGCCCACAACGACGAGAGTAGCTTCTATGATAAAAAGCGAAAAATTGATCTTGGAAGTAAAGAGGGAAAGGCGAAATTTTTGAAACATATTTGTGCGCTAAGCAATAGCAATCCAGCAAACAATTCATTTATCGTTATTGGTGTTGAAGACGAAACCAATGAAATTCGTGGCGTAGATTTTTTTGACGACAGCAAGATCCAAAACCTTGTAAACGCCTATCTCACTAACGCACCACTCATTATATATGAAAACGTAGCTTTTCCAAACTTACCTTCAGATAGAGTGGTAGGATTGGTAACGATTCGTCCAAACGGGAAAATTACTTCACTTCGTAAAAACATTTGGAAATATTGGGGCGGCTCCATTTTTCTTCGAGACGGCAGTATTTCGATGCCGAAGGATTTTGATATTGAAATAAAAGATGTGAATTCTGAAATCGTAAAATCCATAGAAAATTCTGCAAAAAACAATATTGAATTAACATTGGACGGCGTTATGGATTTTATAACCAACCGTCACAAAGATTTAGAAAATCACTACAAGGTTTTCAAAGAACAGTTTGTTCTTTGTTGGGCAGGAAATCCAAAAAAAGTTCGAAAAAATCTTTATTATTCCCGTGTGGATATTGAGTTAATTAACGAGCAGGTTCGTCTTTTTTATTCGGCTTTAGATGAGGTGAGCATTGAGTTTACTGATGACTATTTTAAAACTGTAGAATTTGTACATCTGGGATTGAACGAGCAGTTTAAGTATTATCCGTTGGAAGAGGTGACCATTCATTTTCAAGAAAATGGTTCGTATCAAATGGATTCAAAACTTATTTTTGAACCGCCAAAATTCAACAGAAAGACACTTTTTCATATATATAATTCAAATAATGCCGTACTGGAAAAGTTGAAAAAGAACATTCCATTAACCACTTCCGAAGAAAAAGATCTGCGCAATTTGCCATCTACCTATCTTATATGTTATTTAAACGATTTTGAAGATGCAAAGGAAAAATTGCTGGAAGCCAAGGAGTTTTTGAGAGATTATGATGCCGAAGCTTATCAACTTACAAAGGAATCCTTACGGATTTTGAGGAAGGTAAGTTATAATTAG
- a CDS encoding CAP domain-containing protein, with the protein MKLLKSKLIAVAILCLLFSSCSKEDSNEDKKSMYNIDLLLAQKNDREMSDEIADLINLHRATLGLNSLQIDYQYASAFAVSHTEYMIEIEAINHDNFPYRSDGIKHYNGAKAVAENVAYGYENAEKAVSAWLKSPGHRAIIEGNYTHAGLGVMKCSKNRNYFTMLFYKK; encoded by the coding sequence ATGAAACTATTAAAAAGCAAACTAATTGCAGTGGCAATATTATGCCTGCTATTTTCCTCCTGTTCTAAAGAGGATTCGAATGAAGACAAAAAAAGCATGTATAACATAGACCTATTGCTTGCTCAAAAAAATGATAGGGAAATGTCCGATGAAATCGCAGATCTTATCAACCTCCATAGAGCTACCTTGGGTCTTAATTCGCTTCAAATTGATTATCAATATGCTTCCGCCTTTGCGGTAAGTCACACTGAATATATGATAGAAATAGAAGCGATAAATCACGACAATTTTCCATACCGCTCTGATGGAATAAAACATTACAATGGTGCAAAAGCCGTAGCCGAAAACGTCGCATACGGCTATGAAAACGCCGAAAAAGCTGTTAGTGCTTGGCTTAAAAGTCCTGGGCATAGAGCAATTATTGAAGGCAATTATACCCACGCAGGGCTCGGTGTAATGAAGTGTTCTAAGAACCGAAATTATTTTACGATGCTCTTTTATAAAAAGTAA
- a CDS encoding SDR family NAD(P)-dependent oxidoreductase, translating into MQNKTAFITGATSGIGMATAKLFAKNGLKVILCGRREDRLKNLSEELSKFTEVHTLGFDIRNKDDVFSAIKSLPKNFSEIDILLNNAGNAHGMDTIDEGNTDDWDAMLDINVKGLLYVSKAILPKMLERKSGHIINIGSTAGKEVYPKGNVYCASKHAVDAINQGMRIDLNGKGIKVGAINPGLVETEFSEVRFKGDSSRAEKVYQGFTPLKPEDIADIIWFAVTRPPHVNIADLTVMCLDQASSTIVNKT; encoded by the coding sequence ATGCAAAACAAAACAGCATTTATAACTGGAGCAACTTCGGGAATCGGAATGGCAACGGCGAAACTTTTTGCCAAAAACGGATTGAAAGTAATTCTCTGCGGAAGAAGAGAAGATAGATTGAAAAATCTTTCTGAGGAACTTTCGAAATTTACAGAAGTACATACTTTAGGTTTTGATATTCGGAATAAGGACGACGTTTTTTCAGCGATAAAATCACTTCCGAAGAACTTTTCAGAAATAGACATTTTACTGAATAACGCTGGTAACGCCCACGGAATGGACACGATTGACGAAGGAAATACCGATGATTGGGACGCGATGCTCGATATTAATGTGAAAGGTTTACTTTATGTTTCCAAAGCAATTCTTCCTAAAATGCTTGAACGAAAAAGCGGTCATATTATAAACATTGGTAGTACTGCAGGAAAGGAAGTCTATCCAAAAGGGAACGTTTACTGCGCCAGCAAACACGCCGTAGATGCCATAAATCAAGGAATGCGAATTGACCTAAACGGAAAAGGAATAAAAGTAGGAGCCATAAATCCAGGCCTGGTTGAAACCGAATTTAGTGAAGTGCGTTTTAAAGGAGATTCTAGCCGTGCTGAAAAAGTCTATCAAGGTTTTACGCCTTTAAAACCCGAAGATATCGCAGATATCATTTGGTTTGCAGTAACGCGTCCGCCTCATGTTAATATTGCAGATTTGACTGTTATGTGTTTGGATCAGGCAAGTAGTACTATTGTAAATAAAACTTAA
- a CDS encoding SPFH domain-containing protein, with translation MGIFDTIKEKLSNEFIDIIEWLDYTDDTICHRFERYQNEIKNNAKLIVREGQTAVFINEGQLADVFKPGTYTLNTQNMPILTTLKGWKYGFDSPFKAEVYFVNTHLFTDEKWGTKNPITLSDDRFGLVEIRAFGTYAYRINDAGKFIIDIVGTDNNFTNFEINEHLKSLIATRFTDTVGKANLPIELYAANTTELSQTCKEVMQPEFNSVGISLEKFFIENVSMPEDLKKEIFEYSRLDKLDLDKLTKFKTAKAIEAAAANEGGTAGAGMGMGMGFVLAQQMGGMMNPQMGGQQVQQQQQQGGMMPPPMPAAIQYFYATNGTQAGPVSLQQLQSLFANRTVNRDTLVWKAGLSEWTALQQVEELKSFLGGNTPPPLPPQQ, from the coding sequence ATGGGCATATTCGATACAATCAAAGAAAAACTAAGCAATGAATTTATTGACATCATCGAGTGGCTGGATTATACGGATGACACTATTTGTCATCGTTTTGAACGCTACCAAAACGAAATTAAAAACAATGCAAAACTAATTGTTCGCGAAGGACAGACCGCTGTTTTTATAAATGAAGGCCAATTGGCAGATGTTTTTAAACCGGGAACATATACATTAAACACTCAAAACATGCCAATTTTAACCACTTTGAAAGGTTGGAAATACGGTTTTGATAGCCCGTTTAAAGCTGAGGTTTATTTTGTAAACACCCATCTTTTTACTGATGAAAAGTGGGGAACCAAAAACCCGATCACGTTGAGCGACGATCGTTTCGGTTTGGTTGAAATTCGTGCTTTTGGAACTTATGCCTACAGAATTAACGATGCTGGAAAATTCATAATTGATATTGTTGGAACCGATAATAATTTCACCAATTTCGAAATCAACGAACATTTAAAAAGTCTTATTGCTACACGTTTTACAGATACGGTAGGTAAAGCGAATCTTCCCATAGAACTATACGCAGCAAATACTACAGAGCTTTCTCAAACTTGCAAAGAGGTGATGCAGCCAGAATTCAATAGTGTAGGAATTTCTTTGGAAAAATTCTTCATTGAAAACGTTTCCATGCCCGAAGATCTTAAAAAGGAAATCTTCGAATACAGCCGTTTAGACAAATTAGATCTTGACAAGCTAACCAAATTCAAAACAGCTAAAGCCATCGAAGCTGCCGCAGCAAATGAAGGAGGAACCGCTGGCGCAGGAATGGGTATGGGAATGGGTTTCGTCCTTGCGCAACAAATGGGCGGAATGATGAATCCGCAGATGGGCGGACAGCAAGTTCAGCAACAACAGCAACAAGGAGGAATGATGCCACCACCGATGCCAGCTGCAATTCAGTATTTTTATGCAACAAATGGTACGCAAGCAGGACCAGTTAGTTTACAACAGTTGCAAAGTTTGTTTGCAAATAGAACAGTAAATCGAGACACTTTGGTTTGGAAAGCAGGTTTGTCTGAATGGACGGCACTTCAGCAAGTAGAAGAATTGAAATCCTTTTTAGGAGGAAATACACCGCCACCACTTCCACCGCAACAATAA
- a CDS encoding acyl-ACP desaturase → MALKNIRLEVMKTLEKEVDSYIDQYLIPVEKIWQPTDLLPDFQNENYMDEVKQLREEAKELGYDFWIVLVGDMVTEEALPTYESWLMDMEGIDQHGRNSWSKWIRQWTGEENRHGDTLNKYLYLSGRVNMREVEITTQHLINDGFEVGTGRDPYRNFIYTSFQELATNVSHSRVGKIAKKQGNKSLAKMCNLIAGDEMRHHLAYRHFVKTIFEYDASEMMIAFQDMMQKKIIMPAQNLRQSGGKMASAFDDFSNAAQRLGVYTTYDYIDILEKLNAHWEISKIANLTDEAEKARDYLLKLPSRMLRIADRIKIPQDVNRFKWVEPNGIV, encoded by the coding sequence ATGGCACTCAAAAATATACGACTTGAAGTAATGAAAACTCTTGAAAAAGAAGTTGATAGTTATATTGATCAATATCTTATTCCTGTGGAAAAAATTTGGCAGCCAACAGACCTTTTGCCCGATTTTCAGAATGAGAATTATATGGACGAAGTAAAGCAACTTCGCGAAGAGGCCAAAGAATTAGGTTATGATTTTTGGATTGTTTTAGTAGGAGATATGGTTACGGAAGAAGCATTGCCAACCTATGAAAGTTGGTTAATGGACATGGAAGGAATAGACCAACACGGTCGTAACAGTTGGAGTAAATGGATACGTCAATGGACGGGAGAAGAAAACCGACACGGTGATACATTAAACAAATATTTATATTTATCGGGAAGGGTAAATATGAGAGAGGTTGAAATAACTACACAACATTTAATAAACGACGGTTTTGAAGTAGGAACTGGTCGTGATCCGTATAGAAATTTTATTTATACAAGTTTTCAAGAATTGGCAACCAATGTTTCACACAGTCGCGTTGGGAAAATAGCCAAAAAACAAGGAAACAAATCGCTTGCAAAAATGTGTAACCTTATTGCGGGTGATGAAATGCGTCACCATTTGGCGTATCGCCATTTCGTAAAAACTATTTTTGAATATGATGCGAGTGAAATGATGATTGCCTTTCAAGATATGATGCAGAAAAAAATCATTATGCCCGCTCAAAATCTACGTCAAAGTGGTGGAAAAATGGCTTCAGCTTTTGATGATTTTAGTAATGCAGCGCAACGTTTAGGTGTTTACACAACATACGATTATATCGATATTTTAGAAAAACTGAACGCTCATTGGGAAATTTCAAAAATAGCAAACCTGACTGATGAAGCTGAAAAGGCTAGAGATTATCTTTTAAAATTACCTTCAAGAATGCTCCGTATTGCTGATAGAATTAAAATTCCACAAGACGTCAACCGTTTTAAATGGGTTGAGCCGAATGGGATTGTGTAA
- a CDS encoding 3-hydroxyanthranilate 3,4-dioxygenase, protein MAIKKPFNLNKWIEENRDLLKPPVGNKNLYVESDDYIVMIVAGPNARKDYHYNETEELFYQLEGTIQVAIQENGEKKVMELGPGDMYLHPGKVPHSPGRSEGSIGLVIERKRTDLEGKDGLLWFCDNCNNKLYEVYFPLSDIETDFLKHFKHFYGSEELRTCDNCGTVMEADPRFTKD, encoded by the coding sequence ATGGCTATCAAAAAACCTTTCAATTTAAATAAGTGGATAGAAGAAAATCGTGATTTACTGAAACCACCAGTAGGCAATAAAAATTTATATGTAGAATCAGACGATTATATCGTTATGATTGTTGCTGGACCAAACGCTCGAAAGGATTACCACTACAACGAAACCGAAGAACTTTTCTATCAATTAGAAGGTACTATTCAAGTTGCAATCCAAGAAAATGGCGAAAAGAAAGTAATGGAACTCGGTCCAGGCGATATGTATCTGCATCCCGGAAAAGTACCTCATTCACCCGGCAGAAGCGAAGGTTCAATTGGTTTGGTTATCGAAAGAAAACGTACCGATCTTGAAGGAAAAGATGGTCTGCTTTGGTTTTGCGACAATTGCAATAATAAATTATACGAAGTTTACTTCCCATTAAGTGATATTGAAACCGATTTTTTGAAACATTTTAAACATTTCTACGGAAGCGAAGAACTACGTACTTGTGACAATTGTGGTACCGTTATGGAAGCCGATCCACGTTTCACAAAAGATTAA
- a CDS encoding DUF58 domain-containing protein, giving the protein MDTKELLKKVRKIEIKTRRLSDHVFGGEYHSTFKGRGMTFSEVRQYQFGDDVRNIDWNVTARYNEPFIKVFEEERELTLMLMVDISGSEFFGTQEQFKNEIVTEIAATLAFSAMQNNDKTGLILFTDEIELYIPPKKGKSHVLRIIRELLEFQPKSNKTDLAKALKFLSNVMKKKAIVFVLSDFIADNYRDTLKIAARKHDVTGIRIYDKAEETIPNLGMVEMQDQETGELLLVNTSSKSVRNQYYSYHRERVDYFTESFTKSGAGALSCRVDESYVKKLLGYFKRR; this is encoded by the coding sequence ATGGATACTAAAGAACTTCTTAAAAAAGTACGAAAAATCGAGATCAAAACGCGACGCTTGAGCGATCACGTTTTTGGTGGCGAGTATCACAGTACTTTTAAAGGTCGCGGCATGACTTTTAGCGAAGTGCGCCAATATCAATTTGGTGACGACGTTCGAAATATTGATTGGAACGTTACCGCACGCTACAACGAGCCTTTTATAAAAGTTTTTGAAGAAGAGCGCGAACTTACATTGATGCTGATGGTTGACATTAGCGGCTCCGAATTTTTTGGAACTCAGGAACAGTTCAAAAATGAAATAGTTACTGAAATCGCAGCAACCCTTGCTTTTTCAGCAATGCAAAATAATGACAAAACGGGATTGATTCTTTTTACTGATGAAATAGAACTTTACATTCCACCGAAAAAAGGGAAATCGCACGTACTGCGAATTATTCGTGAATTGCTAGAATTTCAACCAAAAAGCAACAAAACCGATTTAGCAAAAGCACTTAAATTTTTAAGTAACGTAATGAAAAAGAAAGCCATCGTTTTTGTGCTTTCAGATTTCATTGCAGACAATTATCGCGATACTTTAAAGATAGCTGCGAGAAAACACGATGTGACCGGAATTCGCATTTATGATAAAGCGGAAGAAACCATTCCAAACCTCGGAATGGTTGAAATGCAAGACCAAGAAACGGGCGAATTACTTTTAGTGAATACAAGTTCCAAAAGTGTGCGTAACCAATATTACAGTTACCACCGCGAACGTGTGGATTATTTTACTGAATCATTTACAAAAAGTGGCGCAGGTGCTCTAAGTTGTAGGGTTGATGAAAGTTATGTAAAAAAATTGTTGGGTTATTTTAAAAGACGTTAG
- the amaB gene encoding L-piperidine-6-carboxylate dehydrogenase, whose translation MQATTTSFGIEEALEQLGIKDVNHGTSTGNKWFPGGEEIASYSPVNGELIGKVTSTTKEEYEQVIASAQKAFLSFRAMPAPQRGEIVRQFGNKLREMKEPLGKLVSYEMGKSLQEGYGEVQEMIDICDFAVGLSRQLNGQTIPSERPGHVMREQWHSLGIVGIISAFNFPVAVWAWNTALAWVCGDVCVWKGSEKAPLCTVACQNIIAGVLKENNLPEGISSIINGDYKVGEMMTTDSRIPLISATGSTRMGRIVGAKVAERFGKSLLELGGNNAIIITPTADLKVVVPGAVFGAVGTCGQRCTSTRRLIIHESVYDKVRDAIVGAYKQIVIGNPLDEKNHVGPLIDKESVDTYLKAIEKAKAEGGKVLVEGGVLEGEGFESGCYVKPAIIEAENSFKIVQHETFAPILYLIKYSGDVENAIDMQNGVAQGLSSAIMTNELKEAEKFLSFAGSDCGIANVNIGTSGAEIGGAFGGEKETGGGRESGSDAWKVYMRRQTNTVNYSDELPLAQGIKFDL comes from the coding sequence ATGCAAGCAACAACCACTAGCTTCGGGATAGAAGAAGCATTGGAACAATTAGGAATTAAAGACGTAAACCACGGAACTTCTACAGGAAATAAATGGTTTCCGGGAGGCGAAGAAATAGCTTCTTATTCTCCAGTAAATGGCGAATTAATTGGTAAAGTAACCTCCACTACAAAAGAAGAATATGAGCAAGTTATTGCTTCTGCGCAAAAAGCTTTTTTATCTTTTAGAGCTATGCCAGCGCCACAGCGAGGAGAGATTGTACGCCAATTTGGTAACAAACTTCGCGAAATGAAAGAACCATTAGGAAAACTAGTTTCTTATGAAATGGGGAAATCTTTGCAAGAAGGTTACGGCGAAGTTCAGGAAATGATTGACATCTGCGATTTCGCAGTTGGACTTTCACGACAATTAAACGGTCAAACCATTCCGTCTGAGCGTCCAGGTCACGTAATGCGTGAGCAATGGCACTCTCTTGGGATTGTTGGCATTATTTCAGCATTTAACTTTCCTGTAGCGGTTTGGGCCTGGAACACAGCATTGGCTTGGGTTTGTGGTGATGTTTGTGTTTGGAAAGGAAGCGAAAAAGCTCCTTTATGTACCGTAGCTTGCCAAAACATAATCGCAGGTGTCTTAAAAGAAAACAATCTACCAGAAGGAATTTCTTCAATCATCAACGGTGATTATAAAGTTGGCGAAATGATGACCACGGATTCAAGAATTCCTCTAATTTCTGCAACAGGTTCTACAAGAATGGGCCGTATTGTTGGAGCAAAAGTGGCTGAGCGTTTTGGAAAATCATTATTGGAATTAGGTGGAAACAATGCCATAATTATTACTCCAACTGCAGATTTAAAAGTAGTTGTGCCAGGAGCCGTTTTTGGAGCTGTTGGAACTTGTGGACAACGTTGTACCTCAACTAGAAGATTGATTATTCACGAAAGTGTTTATGATAAAGTAAGAGACGCAATTGTTGGTGCTTATAAGCAAATTGTCATTGGAAATCCGTTAGATGAAAAAAATCACGTTGGCCCATTAATCGATAAAGAATCTGTTGACACTTATTTAAAAGCAATTGAAAAAGCAAAAGCCGAAGGCGGAAAAGTTCTCGTTGAAGGTGGCGTTTTAGAAGGTGAAGGTTTTGAAAGTGGATGCTACGTAAAACCAGCAATCATTGAAGCTGAAAACAGTTTTAAAATCGTACAACACGAAACATTTGCTCCTATTTTATACTTAATCAAATACAGCGGCGATGTAGAAAATGCTATCGATATGCAAAACGGGGTTGCACAAGGTTTATCATCTGCAATTATGACCAATGAATTAAAAGAAGCTGAAAAGTTTTTATCATTTGCAGGGTCAGATTGCGGTATTGCTAATGTAAACATTGGTACTTCAGGCGCAGAAATTGGTGGTGCTTTTGGTGGTGAAAAAGAAACAGGTGGAGGCCGTGAGTCTGGATCTGATGCTTGGAAAGTATATATGAGAAGACAAACAAATACAGTTAATTACTCTGACGAATTACCTTTGGCACAGGGAATTAAGTTTGATTTGTAA
- a CDS encoding AAA family ATPase translates to MENTNSTFDIGALNEKIERESAFVDILTMEMNKVIVGQKHMVERLMIGLLGQGHILLEGVPGLAKTLAINTLAKAVHGSFSRIQFTPDLLPADVVGTMIYNMKVNDFSIKKGPIFANFVLADEINRAPAKVQSALLEAMQEKQVTIGETTFKLDKPFLVMATQNPIDQEGTYPLPEAQMDRFMLKTVIKYPQIADEQLIIRQNLKGDYEQVNPVATVDQILRAQAAVREVYMDEKIEKYILDIIFATRNPENYGLADLKPLINFGASPRGSINLAIAAKCYAFIRRRGYVVPEDIRAVVHDVLRHRIGITYEAEAENITSEEIINKIVNVIEVP, encoded by the coding sequence ATGGAAAATACAAATTCGACCTTTGACATTGGGGCATTAAATGAAAAAATTGAAAGGGAAAGTGCCTTTGTGGACATCCTTACAATGGAAATGAACAAAGTAATCGTGGGCCAAAAACATATGGTGGAACGCCTAATGATCGGCCTTTTGGGTCAAGGACACATACTTTTAGAAGGTGTTCCCGGACTTGCAAAAACCCTCGCAATCAACACGCTTGCAAAAGCAGTTCACGGATCTTTTAGCCGAATACAGTTTACCCCAGATTTGCTTCCTGCAGACGTTGTGGGAACGATGATTTATAATATGAAGGTGAACGATTTCAGCATTAAGAAAGGTCCAATCTTCGCAAATTTTGTTCTTGCAGACGAGATTAACCGTGCTCCTGCCAAAGTACAATCCGCTCTTTTAGAAGCGATGCAGGAAAAACAAGTTACCATTGGTGAAACTACTTTTAAGTTGGATAAACCATTTTTGGTAATGGCAACCCAAAACCCGATTGATCAAGAAGGAACCTATCCTTTGCCAGAAGCACAAATGGACCGTTTTATGTTGAAAACGGTAATAAAATATCCACAGATTGCCGACGAACAATTAATCATTCGTCAGAATTTAAAAGGTGATTATGAACAAGTGAATCCTGTTGCTACTGTTGACCAGATTTTAAGAGCACAAGCTGCCGTTCGCGAAGTTTATATGGACGAAAAGATTGAGAAATACATTCTCGATATTATTTTCGCTACCAGAAATCCTGAAAATTATGGTCTTGCAGATTTAAAACCACTTATCAACTTTGGCGCATCTCCACGTGGAAGTATCAACCTTGCCATCGCTGCAAAATGTTACGCGTTTATTCGTCGTCGTGGTTATGTGGTTCCGGAAGATATTCGCGCCGTTGTGCACGATGTGCTTCGCCACAGAATTGGCATCACTTACGAAGCGGAAGCGGAAAACATTACTTCCGAAGAAATCATCAACAAGATTGTGAATGTAATTGAAGTACCGTAA